Below is a window of Vicia villosa cultivar HV-30 ecotype Madison, WI unplaced genomic scaffold, Vvil1.0 ctg.006113F_1_1, whole genome shotgun sequence DNA.
TTGCCTTCATCTTGCACTTCAAGACTTCCACCAGGGCTGGTAAGTTTGTGATCTGTAAACCTACAATCATCACAACTTCTTCGGCGTTGCTAATACTTCAGAACTATTTTGTAGTGTTTTTTCCCACAAAACGTGGCCGCACAAATCAGTACACCGATCTTCTTTGTTAATGCAGCCTACGACTCGTGGCAGGTCAGAGTTCTCTTTCTCAAGAAACATCAATTCATTTTTGGAATGGTGTTCTTTTGGAGCCTAAGCATATAAGCTCAGATTTGTTATCCATAAGCCAATCCAAACACAGCCTAAACTAGAATTTGTCAAAATAATTCGAAACTATCTTTTTATCTTAGTGTTCTTGATTCACTAGGAAAGTTTTGTTTTAATAAAGTGAACATGACAAGAACACGGTAAATGGTTTAACAAGTGCTGATATCTTTATTGTCTTTTCTCTGATCCCAAACTTGTTGCTTTGGTTCAGATTAAGAATATTTTGGCACCCGGTGTTGCTGATCCCCATGGCACTTGGCGTAGCTGCAAGCTCGATATAAAAGATTGCTCATCTAATCAATTAACCACAATGCAAGGTAAACATTTTATGATCATGACTTGTCTTGCACTTAAACTTGTTGATTCCTATAAACTCGATAAATTCTCCAATTTTCAAAGCTTCTACTTAACCTTAGAAACGGGCTTAAAGTTTGTTTTGTCTGTCAATACTTAATGCATATTGTGCTATGAAGCACAAACACAAACATCTGATACCACATAGCACAGACACAAACATCTGATGCGACACTGATAATAATTTGAGATATAGAATATAATGCATGAATGAATTGTTTTTCAGATTTCAGGACAGAATTCTTGAAGGCAATtagtgtggttagtaattctccATCTAAAGGAATGTTTATCGACGGTTGTTATTCCCACTGCCAAACTGGAATGCAGGAAACATGGATGAGAAATGACTCTCCAGTGCTTGCCAATACAGTAAGACACTACATTTTTTTTGTACTTTTCACTACTAAAAAAGTTTAATTACCGACCGAAATTATCGATTGAAAaagtttatttattattattttcttccttttctttatatCCAGTTGAATTGAAATGCTAACTTAGATTGTTAACAATGTGCAGACAATAGCAAAGGCTGTGGGAGATTGGTATTTTGAGAGAAAGGGTTTTCATCAGATAGATTGTTCTTATCCTTGCAACCCTACTTGTCATAACCGTGTCTTTGAACAGAATTAACAACCAACCTATAACAAATATAGCTTCATTCAAGGACACATAATTTATACAAAACTACACAtgttatgaaaatgaaaatgtgaTTCATAATTTGTATGATCTCAAAATAAAGGCAACTTTAAAATGATGTTACAAATACTATATGAAATATTGTAATGTATGGTATTACAGTTTGATGTATCTATTGTTTATTGAAAAGTCAATAAGGCCCCTTTGATCGTTGGTTAACAAtttaatgtttttgttttataaaaaataacttaatgTTTTGACATTcaatttaaactattttaattCTTCTACTTGAAGAGGTCTCCACTTGGGAAAATTTGATAAAcgaaagataaaaataaagaaactttTGATCTATAAATTTATTTCTTAACTCATTTTTTGTgcaaaaactttttataaaatttcaaatACACATGTAAAAGTAatactaaaaaattaataatataacaatattttaaatatgtattttctctctttttttcatctCAAATTATCTTCTCTTGTGTGCATACTTAagtgtttttagaaaaaaatttctTCTTCATTATCATGACCAATAGCACCCAAAAGAACATGCACCTCCGAAGCCGTACCTCATACTACTACGAAATTTTCTCCATccaagagcaagaaacaaacttCAACCATTACTATGTCGAAAGATAAAAATTTTAGTCTCGCTACTTGGATGAGAAAACctttaaaaattgcaattttgacCAAGTTTTTGCGGAGGCCAACTTTGTCCAAGCTTTTATGGAGGCCGGTTTGAAGAACTTCGTCTTTGAAATACTCCAAAAAAAAGATTTTTCACCTTAGTGAAAATGTTTTATGTCACCTTCAAATATGTAGATGGAGCTCTCATATCTGAAGTAAAGAAACATTTAATTCGGCTAAGTGTTGAAAAATTCACACATGTTAATTTTAATTGTGAAATTCTGGTGTTTAGATCTCATATGTCCTAAGAGATGTTGAGACAATGATCTCTAAACaacacacaatgacaaggtataAAACAGTGCAGTTTTTTTTTGACAAGAAGAAATTCAACTCATATCATTAAGCAAAAGATGTTCAATACAAAGAGGAATCATATGAAATAaactacgcctagaccaagaatcgGCCGCCTTTGCTATGAAGTGAGCAACCGCATTCGCTTGGCGTTTTACAAATTTCACCTCGAAGTTAGGAAAGTTATGCAACAAACTatgaataaaagaaataataaaattaaattccgAGAATCCATTATGATTGGTATGAATAGCATGAACCGTTCTTTGGGAATCACTTTCAAAAATGACATTCTCCAGTTGCATCTCTATGGCACTATGAATAGCCTCTTTTAGAGCCAAAGCTTCTGCTTCAAGAATTGGATAGTGGCCAAAATCCCAAATTGCACCTGCGAACATAAAACTCCTCGTATAATCTCTCATACACCAGCCCCTGTTAGTAGTACCCCTACCCCTTGTAGTATTAAAACCTGCACCAACATTACATTTTACCATTCCTTCCACTGATGGATCCCACGTCAGACTTGTTGGGTTATTTTCCAAACGAGCAACACTTCGTTGCGCCGTAAATTATTATAaacagtcaattaaacaaaatagcatATGTGGTTTTTATATTGAAatcttgaaataataaaattcaaataaataagctgaaagtaaaatagtttttgtgtgtaaatttagagtaatgccaaggtaggtgtatgatcagccttctaatgactctgtaataagatctcttcaacaagttcatatgatgcaactatctgttcttaagggtgttttcctaagtccttagtgaaaaccttttggtttgcaaccctaatgcctaagtccttagaaacaaaggtttgtgaaccaaagatgtaaataatcaagaatttttcaaataaccttacggtatccctaggcctaggtgataacaataagatttaattgtttaaaaaccttaacaaccgtagtcctacagattgttaaccgtggatcaatcttgttttgccgacaaagaaagcaataaaaacattaaacaattaaattgcaaaatatgaaagcttgattaaagaacaacgatattcagagtcattacaatgaaaatcagggacacccccctggcattggggggtttagcctctcataatattcaagaaaccaaaatcagaaagtttagacatttacaaaagattaggagaactctgttcttcaatggtgtccaccgttgaatctcttcgtcttccacaacct
It encodes the following:
- the LOC131642921 gene encoding uncharacterized protein LOC131642921; translated protein: MVKCNVGAGFNTTRGRGTTNRGWCMRDYTRSFMFAGAIWDFGHYPILEAEALALKEAIHSAIEMQLENVIFESDSQRTVHAIHTNHNGFSEFNFIISFIHSLLHNFPNFEVKFVKRQANAVAHFIAKAADSWSRRSLFHMIPLCIEHLLLNDMS